A stretch of DNA from Acidimicrobiales bacterium:
TGCACCCGGCTCACCACCATCCGACCGAGCTCGTCGACGGTCTCGGCCTCGGCGCGGGCGATCACGTCGTAGGGACCGGTCACGTCCTCCGAGCTCACCACTCCGTCGATGCCGCCGACCTCGGAGGCCACCTGCGCGGCCCGCCCGACC
This window harbors:
- a CDS encoding Lrp/AsnC ligand binding domain-containing protein — its product is MAVSAYILIQTEVGRAAQVASEVGGIDGVVSSEDVTGPYDVIARAEAETVDELGRMVVSRVQMIDGITRTLTCPVVHL